In Arsenophonus sp. aPb, one DNA window encodes the following:
- the rpmB gene encoding 50S ribosomal protein L28 has translation MSRVCQVTGKRPMSGNNRSHAMNATKRRFLPNLHSHRFWVESEKRFVKLRVSAKGMRIIDKKGIDAVLAELRARGEKY, from the coding sequence ATGTCACGAGTCTGTCAAGTTACTGGTAAGCGCCCGATGAGTGGTAATAACCGCTCACACGCAATGAATGCAACTAAACGCCGCTTTTTGCCAAACCTGCACTCTCACCGTTTCTGGGTTGAGTCTGAGAAACGTTTCGTAAAGCTTCGTGTGTCAGCAAAAGGCATGCGTATAATCGATAAAAAAGGGATCGACGCAGTTCTTGCTGAACTTCGCGCCCGTGGTGAGAAATACTAA
- the radC gene encoding DNA repair protein RadC yields MDEINYALQPREKLLAYGASSLSDKELLAIFLRTGLPGFPVLMLAENLLKEFGSLHKLLTADYQQFSAHKGLGVCKYSQLQAIGEVAKRFFTQQLINQSIMRSPKHLKKYLLDFYLGQDREIFIVLFLNNQNQIICYEEMFKGTINRVEVHPREILRQAVKVNAVSIILAHNHPSGNPEPSLADKVVTERIANACRLIDIKLLDHFVITHKKCLSFVELGLL; encoded by the coding sequence ATGGACGAAATAAATTATGCACTTCAACCTAGAGAAAAGCTTTTAGCTTATGGGGCATCATCATTAAGTGACAAAGAGCTTTTGGCCATTTTTCTTCGCACAGGGTTGCCTGGATTTCCGGTTTTAATGCTAGCAGAAAACTTATTAAAAGAATTTGGTTCGCTTCACAAACTATTAACGGCTGATTATCAACAATTTTCAGCACATAAAGGACTGGGGGTGTGTAAGTATTCACAATTACAAGCGATTGGTGAAGTAGCTAAACGATTTTTTACACAACAACTTATTAATCAAAGTATTATGAGAAGCCCTAAGCACTTGAAAAAATATCTACTTGATTTTTATCTTGGACAAGATAGAGAAATTTTTATTGTATTATTCTTAAACAACCAAAATCAAATTATCTGCTACGAAGAAATGTTTAAAGGTACCATAAATCGAGTAGAGGTACATCCAAGAGAAATTTTAAGACAGGCTGTTAAAGTAAATGCGGTATCCATTATTCTAGCGCATAATCATCCATCGGGTAACCCAGAACCCAGTTTAGCTGATAAAGTTGTCACCGAAAGAATCGCCAATGCTTGCCGTTTGATAGACATAAAATTACTTGACCATTTTGTCATCACCCATAAGAAATGCCTTTCATTTGTTGAGCTTGGACTACTCTAG